In a single window of the Drosophila albomicans strain 15112-1751.03 chromosome 3, ASM965048v2, whole genome shotgun sequence genome:
- the LOC127565639 gene encoding uncharacterized protein LOC127565639, translating into MLTNFVCQNNDETWFTFHECRLRAISSNKTILNLNGTFHQTVTEFHVRGQMFYKTNGYKPWLYNVQVECCRFMRKTYNPIAIIIYRFIKNYSNMNHTCPYKGAVIIKGLYLRFGALPNALPTGDYMLALTWSLDNKTKFTTNAYFMFAEDL; encoded by the exons at GCTCACAAACTTTGTTTGTCAAAATAATGACGAAACGTGGTTTACTTTCCATGAATGTCGATTGCGGGCAATCAGTAGTAATAagactattttaaatttgaatggaACTTTTCATCAAACCGTCACGGAGTTTCATGTGAGAGGACAAATGTTTTACAAAACCAATGGTTACAAGCCTTGGCTTTATAATGTTCAAGTTGAATGCTGTCGTTTTATGAGGAAGACATATAATCCTATTGCAATTATTATCTATAGATTTATAAAGAACTATTCAAATATGAACCATACTTGTCCCTATAAG gGAGCGGTAATTATAAAAGGACTTTATCTTAGATTCGGCGCATTACCAAATGCACTGCCAACTGGCGATTATATGTTGGCATTAACTTGGTCACTTGATAACAAGACGAAATTTACAActaatgcatattttatgtttgctgAGGATTTGTGA
- the LOC117566658 gene encoding uncharacterized protein LOC117566658 has product MRINFILVLLQLILLNLNYHDAVEFKFTNFVCENYNESWVTLNECRLRAVSRNRTIMNFNATLRHSLNNIVIQAQMFRKANGYKPWLYKIEVDACRFLKKPYNPLAIIVFKLFKDFCNFNHTCPYEGPILVKGFYLRLSILPHNIPTGDYLVILKWVQHT; this is encoded by the exons ATGCGCATCAACTTTATTCTCGTTCTGctacaattaatattattaaatctaAACTATCAT GACGCTGTTGAATTCAAATTCACGAATTTTGTTTGCGAAAATTACAACGAATCGTGGGTTACTCTGAACGAGTGTCGTTTACGGGCTGTTAGTCGCAATAGAACcattatgaattttaatgcGACGTTGCGTCATAGCCTTAATAATATTGTGATTCAAGCACAAATGTTTCGGAAGGCCAATGGATATAAGCCATGGCTTTACAAGATTGAAGTTGACGCATGTCGGTTCTTGAAGAAACCATATAATCCACTGGctattatagtatttaaactttttaaggACTTTTGCAACTTTAATCACACATGTCCTTATGAG GGTCCGATACTTGTGAAGGGATTCTATCTGCGATTGAGTATATTACCACATAATATACCAACTGGAGACTATTTAGTCATACTCAAATG GGTCCAGCATACGTAA